A window from Mya arenaria isolate MELC-2E11 chromosome 9, ASM2691426v1 encodes these proteins:
- the LOC128203354 gene encoding guanylate-binding protein 2-like — protein MNPNKAPPMNRPVPAPRTVLPKRESPSRGTSAMATNENPVDSPACRDFSSKLKLFDQQSKMRDTDSAGKAPSFKQPGGIRMQTSMMASTLERAEFRRELFSKVECLPAKPSHYLSMHDSKVFQEPRCLITSSAGNVLEISEDVLDEISCIDKPCVIVAVAGLYRTGKSYLMNLLAGKHTDKGFALGDTVQSKTKGIWVWCVAHPEKKDTVLILLDTEGLGDPEKGDPNHDNRIFTLAALLCSTLVYNMKGAFDRDAVDKLTFVSEMSKNIRFGGKCGEDNYLLQCVLPGFVLALRDFSLKPIMNGQKVTIDDYLEEILKSDTGKGDAFNKPRKCISNFFPKEKLRCFGFPVPGDGEVLDNLDSLTVQDLSKKFQDVASEFASYIYHQEPKKLQVSKPVNGSMFATLTRQYVEDLANAAVPDVDHRK, from the exons ATGAACCCAAATAAAGCACCGCCTATGAACAGACCTG TTCCAGCCCCTAGAACAGTTCTACCAAAAAGAGAATCGCCATCTCGAGGAAC ATCAGCAATGGCTACAAATGAGAATCCCGTTGATTCCCCTGCTTGCCGTGATTTTAGCTCGAAGCTTAAATTATTTGACCAACAAAGCAAG ATGAGAGACACGGACAGTGCGGGAAAAGCGCCATCTTTTAAACAACCTG gGGGAATCCGAATGCAAACCTCTATGATGGCATCAACTTTAGAAAG AGCAGAGTTTCGAAGGGAATTATTTTCAAAGGTAGAGTGTCTTCCAGCAAAACCGTCACA ttatttatcgATGCACGATTCAAAGGTCTTTCAAGAACCTCGGTGCCTTATAACTTCAAGCGCAGGAAATGTACTTGAAATAAGTGAAGACGTTTTGGATGAGATTTCCTGCATAGACAAGCCCTGTGTCATTGTGGCTGTTGCCGGTCTTTATAGAACTGGAAAGTCTTATTTGATGAATCTACTTGCAGGCAAACACACAg ACAAGGGGTTTGCACTTGGCGATACAGTACAGTCAAAGACGAAAGGCATCTGGGTTTGGTGTGTCGCTCATCCTGAGAAAAAGGACACCGTTCTCATTCTTTTGGATACGGAAGGATTGGGAGATCCCGAAAAG GGGGATCCAAACCACGACAATCGCATTTTCACTCTTGCTGCATTGCTGTGCAGCACCCTCGTGTACAACATGAAGGGAGCGTTTGACCGGGATGCTGTGGACAAACTCAC ATTTGTGTCTGAAATGTCCAAAAACATCAGATTTGGGGGCAAATGTGGTGAAGACAATTACCTTTTGCAATGTGTTCTGCCCGGGTTTGTGCTTGCATTGAGAGATTTCTCGCTCAAACCGATCATGAACGGACAGAAGGTTACAATCGACGACTATCTTGAAGAGATCCTCAAAAGTGACACAGGAAAGGGGGATGCTTTCAACAAACCACGTAAATGCATCAGTAATTTTTTTCCGAAGGAAAAACTGAGGTGTTTTGGGTTCCCAGTTCCCGGAGATGGTGAGGTGTTGGATAACCTCGATAGCCTTACGGTTCAAGACCTTTCAAAGAAATTTCAGGACGTTGCCTCAGAGTTCGCGTCTTATATCTACCACCAGGAACCAAAGAAACTCCAAGTTAGCAAACCAGTCAACGGATCta TGTTCGCCACGCTAACTAGACAATATGTGGAGGATCTTGCAAATGCAGCTGTGCCTGATGTTGACCATCGAAAATAA